From a region of the Balaenoptera musculus isolate JJ_BM4_2016_0621 chromosome 15, mBalMus1.pri.v3, whole genome shotgun sequence genome:
- the RBM38 gene encoding RNA-binding protein 38: MLLQPAPCAPSAGFPRPPAALGAMHGSQKDTTFTKIFVGGLPYHTTDASLRKYFEGFGDIEEAVVITDRQTGKSRGYGFVTMADRAAAERACKDPNPNIDGRKANVNLAYLGAKPRSLQTGFAIGVQQLHPTLIQRTYGLTPHYIYPQAIVQPSVVIPAAPVPSLSSPYIEYTPASPAYAQYPPATYDQYPYAASPATAASFVSYGYPAAVPQALSAAAPAGTAFVQYQPQQLQPDRMQ; the protein is encoded by the exons ATGCTGCTGCAGCCCGCGCCGTGCGCCCCGAGCGCGGGCTTCCCGCGGCCCCCGGCCGCCCTCGGCGCCATGCACGGCTCGCAGAAGGACACCACGTTCACCAAGATCTTCGTGGGCGGCCTGCCCTACCACACCACCGACGCCTCGCTCAGGAAATACTTCGAGGGCTTCGGGGACATCGAGGAGGCCGTGGTCATCACCGACCGCCAGACGGGCAAGTCCCGCGGCTACGGCTTC GTGACCATGGCTGACCGGGCGGCAGCTGAGAGGGCTTGCAAAGACCCTAACCCCAACATTGACGGCCGCAAGGCCAACGTGAACCTGGCCTATCTGGGTGCCAAGCCGCGGAGCCTCCAGACGG GCTTTGCCATCGGCGTGCAGCAGCTGCACCCCACCTTGATCCAGCGGACTTACGG GCTGACCCCCCACTACATCTACCCACAAGCCATCGTCCAGCCCAGCGTGGTGATCCCGGCGGCCCCAGTCCCGTCACTGTCCTCGCCCTACATTGAGTACACACCGGCCAGCCCGGCCTACGCCCAGTACCCGCCGGCCACCTACGACCAGTACCCGTATGCCGCCTCGCCTGCCACAGCCGCCAGCTTTGTGAGCTACGGCTACCCGGCCGCCGTGCCCCAGGCCCTCTCGGCCGCGGCCCCCGCGGGCACTGCCTTCGTGCAGTACCAGCCTCAGCAGCTGCAGCCCGACAGGATGCAGTGA